From the Desulfosarcina sp. BuS5 genome, one window contains:
- a CDS encoding IS607 family transposase: MSKIYRINEFAKRIGKSASTLRRWDTEGRLIAKRTLTGQRYYDESDVRKILGIKDIDRKTIVYCRVSSSNQKDDLKSQITAMEQFCLNCGIAVDEWIQEIGGGMNFKRKKFLFLMSRIATGEVKILIVAHKDRLCRFGFDFFEHMANENGCKIKVVNQESLSPHQEMVEDLMAIIHTFSCRLYGLRKYKKNIKKIIQEIE, encoded by the coding sequence ATGAGTAAAATATATAGAATAAACGAATTTGCAAAAAGAATAGGAAAATCAGCCTCAACATTAAGACGTTGGGACACAGAGGGTAGGTTGATAGCCAAGAGGACACTTACAGGTCAAAGATATTACGATGAATCAGATGTAAGGAAAATTTTAGGTATTAAAGATATTGATCGAAAAACTATTGTGTATTGTCGTGTGTCCTCTTCTAACCAAAAAGATGACCTCAAATCTCAAATAACAGCAATGGAACAATTTTGTTTGAACTGCGGAATCGCTGTTGATGAATGGATTCAAGAAATTGGCGGCGGGATGAATTTTAAAAGGAAAAAATTTCTTTTTTTAATGTCGCGGATAGCTACCGGGGAGGTTAAAATATTAATCGTAGCTCATAAAGACAGATTATGCCGATTTGGATTTGATTTTTTTGAACATATGGCAAATGAAAATGGATGCAAAATAAAGGTGGTAAATCAAGAATCTTTGTCCCCTCATCAGGAAATGGTCGAAGATTTAATGGCAATTATTCATACTTTTAGTTGCAGGTTATACGGCTTACGCAAGTATAAAAAAAACATAAAAAAAATAATCCAGGAAATTGAATAG
- a CDS encoding RNA-guided endonuclease InsQ/TnpB family protein: MNIQLAHKIELKPNDAQKGYFAKACGISRFTWNWGLAEWKRQYEDGLKPAGLELKKQFNAIKKELYPWAFEVLRDANSQPFSNLQTAFNRFFKNSSKYPQFKKKSVNDSFYIANDKFKVEKKKIYIPKLGWVRMRECLNISGKILSAMVKSLKGRSRIMPY; encoded by the coding sequence GTGAACATTCAATTGGCCCATAAAATCGAACTTAAACCCAATGACGCGCAGAAAGGCTATTTTGCAAAAGCGTGCGGCATATCAAGGTTTACGTGGAATTGGGGACTGGCTGAATGGAAACGGCAATACGAAGACGGATTGAAGCCAGCCGGATTGGAGCTGAAAAAACAGTTCAACGCTATTAAAAAAGAACTATATCCTTGGGCTTTTGAAGTGCTAAGAGATGCCAACAGTCAGCCGTTCAGTAATTTACAAACGGCATTTAACCGGTTTTTCAAAAACAGTTCAAAATATCCTCAATTTAAAAAGAAAAGCGTAAATGATAGTTTTTATATTGCCAATGATAAATTCAAGGTTGAAAAAAAGAAAATTTACATTCCAAAATTAGGTTGGGTGAGAATGCGGGAATGCTTAAATATTTCCGGTAAAATTTTATCAGCAATGGTGAAGTCTTTGAAGGGCCGAAGCCGCATAATGCCCTACTGA
- a CDS encoding RNA-guided endonuclease InsQ/TnpB family protein, producing MNRLRRLNKSLSRKVKGSNNWKKAKLKLSRLHMKIGNIRKDALHKPTNHLVCEYDIIGIEDLNVNEMSKNHKLAGSILDMGFYEFKRQLEYKALIAGVKTVQADRFYPSSKQGKNE from the coding sequence CTGAATAGATTAAGACGGTTGAACAAATCATTATCCAGAAAGGTCAAAGGGTCTAATAACTGGAAAAAAGCAAAGCTAAAGTTGTCACGATTACATATGAAGATTGGTAATATCCGTAAAGATGCCCTTCACAAACCAACTAATCATCTGGTTTGTGAATACGACATTATCGGGATTGAAGATCTAAACGTGAACGAGATGTCTAAAAACCATAAATTAGCCGGATCAATTTTGGATATGGGATTTTATGAGTTTAAACGTCAACTTGAATATAAAGCTTTGATTGCCGGGGTCAAAACTGTTCAAGCTGACAGATTTTATCCGTCTTCAAAACAAGGTAAGAATGAGTAA
- a CDS encoding LL-diaminopimelate aminotransferase — MKIEKSERLKSLPPYLFKEIDRQKDEARARGIDIIDLGVGDPDMPTPPHIIRELEKAANDPANHQYPSYTGMDAFNKAVAGWYEKRFKVDLDPSKEVVTLIGSKEGIAHIPLAFINPGDMALVPNPGYPVYEIGVNFAGGDVCFMNLLKENDYLPDLDAVPEEVAQKTKLMFINYPNNPTSAVAGMSFFDKLVSYAKKHDIIICHDAAYTEMAFDGYKPISFLEADGAMEVGMEFHSLSKTYNMTGWRIGFAVGNAEVIQALGQVKSNIDSGAFQAVQLAGITALEGDQTCIDEMNGIYTERRDLLVDGLRELGLTAKKPKATFYVWIDVPDGYTSSEFASHLLTKAGVVATPGNGFGTAGEGYIRMALTVDNERIKEVLKRIKETGF, encoded by the coding sequence ATGAAAATTGAAAAATCAGAAAGGTTGAAAAGCCTGCCTCCGTATTTGTTTAAGGAGATTGACAGGCAAAAGGATGAGGCCAGGGCACGGGGTATAGATATAATAGACCTGGGAGTGGGAGATCCGGATATGCCGACTCCACCCCACATAATAAGAGAGCTGGAAAAAGCCGCCAATGATCCGGCTAATCATCAGTACCCGTCCTATACAGGCATGGATGCTTTTAACAAGGCTGTTGCAGGATGGTATGAAAAACGGTTTAAGGTGGATCTGGATCCGTCAAAAGAGGTGGTTACGCTAATCGGGTCCAAAGAGGGGATTGCTCATATACCCCTTGCCTTTATCAACCCTGGTGACATGGCGCTGGTTCCCAATCCCGGGTATCCTGTTTATGAAATAGGCGTAAATTTTGCCGGAGGCGATGTCTGTTTTATGAATCTTCTCAAGGAGAATGATTATCTGCCCGATTTGGATGCTGTGCCCGAGGAGGTTGCACAAAAAACGAAACTGATGTTTATAAATTATCCTAATAACCCGACATCTGCTGTTGCTGGCATGAGTTTTTTTGACAAGCTGGTATCTTACGCCAAAAAACATGATATAATAATCTGCCATGATGCCGCCTACACAGAGATGGCTTTTGACGGATATAAGCCGATAAGTTTTCTTGAAGCAGACGGCGCCATGGAAGTAGGCATGGAATTCCATTCTCTTTCAAAAACGTATAATATGACCGGCTGGCGTATAGGTTTTGCAGTCGGCAATGCTGAAGTGATCCAGGCCCTGGGTCAGGTCAAGAGCAATATAGATTCCGGAGCTTTTCAGGCCGTGCAACTTGCCGGTATCACAGCCCTTGAGGGTGATCAGACCTGTATTGATGAAATGAACGGGATTTATACTGAACGCCGCGATCTATTGGTTGATGGTCTTCGGGAACTTGGACTTACGGCTAAAAAACCTAAAGCCACTTTTTATGTCTGGATAGATGTTCCTGACGGATATACTTCCTCTGAATTTGCAAGCCATTTGCTGACAAAAGCGGGAGTTGTGGCAACACCCGGGAATGGGTTCGGGACGGCCGGCGAAGGTTACATAAGGATGGCTCTCACTGTTGATAATGAAAGGATTAAAGAAGTCTTAAAGAGAATAAAAGAGACA